One part of the Drosophila teissieri strain GT53w chromosome 3R, Prin_Dtei_1.1, whole genome shotgun sequence genome encodes these proteins:
- the LOC122618753 gene encoding anoctamin-1 isoform X2 codes for MLNLGSAKVAALEEATSPPPFSKDESFQLLERSPHSPSLSPTSTVPLEPPFTTPLAPFDMELMKRHNLHERLTGKESFWRGHERSQRFLDQEQLSSSRESLGTADKRARFAESNAPTLQLPESAEPRANGKKPTGDRTNPSNPAAPLLPMTDPDFVKGDGGGVYDDRECSCPREFYQRGEINSSLFFEDCIRSIDFVLAYRINTHEPTELENTEKRRVFEANLISQGLEVEASQKDQIWFVKIHAPLEVLRRYAEILKLRMPMKEIPGMSVVNRSTKSVFSSLKHVFQFFLRNIYVDEEIFPKRAHRFTAIYSRDKEYLFDIRQDCFFTTAVRSRIVEFILDRQRFPAKNQHDMAFGIERLIAEGVYSAAYPLHDGEITETGTMRALLYKHWASVPKWYRYQPLDDIKEYFGVKIGLYFAWLGYYTYMLLLASIVGVICFLYSWFSLKNYVPVKDICQSGNTNITMCPLCDWCNFWDLKETCNYAKVTYLIDNPSTVFFAVFMSFWATLFLELWKRYSAEITHRWDLTGFDVHEEHPRPQYLARLEHIPPTRVDYVTNIKEPTVPFWRMKLPATVFSFSVVLLLIALAFVALLAVVVYRMSMLAALKVGASPMTTSSAIVLATASAAFVNLCLLYILNYMYNHLAEYLTELEMWRTQTQFDDSLTLKIYLLQFVNYYASIFYIAFFKGKFVGHPGEYNKLFDYRQEECSSGGCLTELCIQLAIIMVGKQAFNTILEVYLPMFWRKVLAVQVGLSRLFNITPNPDKTKDERWMRDFKLLDWGARGLFPEYLEMVLQYGFVTIFVAAFPLAPFFALLNNILEMRLDAKKLLTHHKRPVSQRVRDIGVWYRILDCIGKLSVITNGFIIAFTSDMIPRLVYRHYVNKNGTLDGYLNFTLSEFKVADSPTLYSLAGDLSNITTCRYTDFRLPPSSPEKYTLSSMFYIILACRLGFVVVFENFVALVMILVRWCIPDMSVELRDQIRREVYVTNEIIIDQEAHRARFERAKRSSSVLQTPVDQDMDAASIQEPNAKFINIEKLLNENLTQIEMDAIIHGENAITGISGADCLDEVHKKLSD; via the exons ATGCTAAATTTAGGCAGCGCCAAAGTTGCCGCTCTGGAGGAGGCCACCTCGCCACCCCCCTTCTCCAAGGACGAGAGCTTCCAGCTGTTGGAGCGCAGCCCCCACTCCCCCTCCCTATCTCCAACCTCCACTGTACCGCTGGAGCCCCCCTTCACCACCCCCCTGGCGCCCTTCGACATGGAGCTCATGAAGCGCCACAATCTCCACGAGCGCCTAACGGGAAAGGAGAGCTTCTGGCGGGGGCACGAGAGATCCCAGAGATTCCTGGACCAGGAGCAACTATCATCATCGCGTGAATCACTCGGCACCGCCGACAAGAGAGCCCGCTTTGCAGAGAG CAACGCCCCCACACTCCAACTGCCAGAATCTGCCGAGCCCAGGGCCAATGGCAAAAAGCCCACTGGGGACAGGACCAACCCATCGAACCCAGCCGCTCCCCTTCTGCCGATGACTGATCCGGATTTTGTGAAGGGCGATGGAGGCGGCGTCTACGATGATCGCGAGTGCAGCTGCCCCAGGGAGTTTTACCAGCGGGGTGAGATTAACAGCTCGCTGTTCTTTGAGGACTGCATCCGCTCCATTGACTTCGTCCTGGCCTACAGGATCAATACTCACGAGCCCACGGAGCTGGAAAACACGGAAAAGCGCCGTGTTTTCGAGGCGAATCTCATTAGTCAGGGACTGGAGGTGGAGGCCAGTCAGAAGGACCAAATCTGGTTCGTCAAG atCCATGCTCCTTTGGAGGTCCTGCGACGGTATGCGGAAATTCTTAAGCTGCGCATGCCCATGAAGGAA ATTCCAGGAATGTCCGTGGTTAATCGATCGACCAAAAGCGTGTTTTCTAGTCTTAAACATGTTTTCCAATTCTTTCTGCGCAACATTTATGTGGACGAGGAAATTTTTCCAAAGCGAGCTCATCGATTCACCGCCATTTACAGTCGCGATAAGGAATATCT CTTTGACATCCGACAGGATTGTTTCTTCACCACCGCCGTCCGTTCCCGCATCGTAGAGTTCATCCTAGATCGCCAGCGATTTCCTGCCAAGAATCAACATGACATGGCCTTCGGTATTGAGCGACTGATTGCCGAGGGTGTCTACTCTGCTGCCTATCCACTCCACGAT GGTGAAATAACCGAGACGGGTACAATGAGAGCGCTGCTGTACAAACATTGGGCCTCTGTTCCCAAATGGTATCGCTATCAGCCCTTGGATGACATCAAAGAATACTTTGGTGTCAAAATTG GCTTGTACTTCGCCTGGCTGGGCTACTACACctacatgttgctgctggcctcGATAGTAGGTGTCATTTGTTTCCTATACTCATGGTTCTCCCTTAAAAACTATGTGCCTGT GAAAGATATTTGCCAGAGTGGTAATACAAACATAACTATGTGTCCTCTTTGTGATTGGTGCAACTTTTGGGACCTGAAAGAGACCTGCAACTATGCCAAAGTCACATACCTCATTGACAATCCCAGCACCGTGTTCTTCGCCGTCTTTATGTCCTTTTGGGCCACCCTGTTCCTGGAGCTGTGGAAGCGATACTCCGCCGAAATAACACACCGCTGGGATCTGACGGGATTCGATGTGCATGAAGAGCATCCGAGACCACAGTACTTGGCACGTTTGGAACACATACCGCCGACCAGAGTGGATTATGTGACCAACATAAAGGAGCCAACAGTTCCCTTTTGGCGCATGAAACTTCCCGCCACCGTGTTCAGTTTTTCAGTGGTACTGCTCCTAATTGCGCTGGCATTTGTGGCTCTGCTGGCAGTGGTTGTATACCGAATGTCAATGCTGGCGGCTCTTAAAGTGGGTGCTAGTCCCATGACCACCTCTAGCGCAATTGTCCTGGCCACTGCATCAGCAGCTTTTGTGAATCTGTGCCTGCTCTACATACTTAATTAT atgtACAATCATTTGGCGGAGTACCTGACAGAGCTGGAAATGTGGCGCACTCAAACTCAGTTCGATGACTCGCTGACCCTTAAAATTTATCTCCTGCAGTTTGTCAACTACTATGCCTCCATTTTTTACATTGCTTTCTTTAAGGGAAAATTCGTGGGTCACCCGGGGGAgtataataaactttttgaTTATCGCCAGGAGGAG TGCTCTTCCGGCGGCTGCTTAACGGAGCTGTGCATCCAGTTGGCTATTATAATGGTGGGCAAGCAGGCATTCAACACAATTCTTGAGGTGTATCTTCCCATGTTCTGGCGAAAGGTTTTGGCCGTTCAGGTCGGGCTGTCGCGACTTTTTAACATCACTCCGAACCCAGACAAGACGAAAGACGAACGCTGGATGCGGGATTTCAAGTTACTGGATTGGGGTGCCCGAGGTCTGTTTCCCGAGTATTTGGAGATGGTCTTGCAGTACGGCTTCGTAACCATATTTGTGGCCGCTTTTCCCCTGGCGCCATTCTTTGCCCTACTAAATAATATCCTGGAAATGCGTTTGGATGCAAAGAAACTATTGACCCACCACAAGCGTCCAGTATCACAACGAGTTCGAGATATAGGAGTGTGGTATCGGATCCTGGACTGCATAGGCAAACTTAGCGTGATCACAAAT GGATTCATCATTGCCTTTACCTCTGACATGATTCCGCGTTTGGTGTACCGGCATTACGTGAACAAGAACGGAACTCTCGATGGTTACCTCAACTTTACGCTATCAGAGTTCAAAGTCGCTGATTCACCCACCTTGTATAGCTTAGCTGGCGATCTCTCCAACATAACAACGTGCAG ATACACAGACTTTCGACTGCCACCATCCTCTCCAGAAAAATACACGTTGAGCAGCATGTTCTACATAATTCTGGCCTGCCGATTGGGTTTTGTGGTTGTCTTTGAA AACTTTGTGGCACTGGTGATGATTTTGGTGCGTTGGTGCATTCCGGACATGAGCGTGGAACTGCGCGACCAAATCCGACGGGAAGTGTATGTGACCAATGAAATTATCATCGATCAGGAGGCCCACCGGGCTCGTTTTG AGCGCGCCAAGCGCAGCAGTTCGGTGCTCCAGACGCCAGTTGACCAGGACATGGATGCTGCCTCCATTCAAGAGCCCAATGCCAAGTTCATAAACATTGAAAAGCTCCTCAATGAAAACCTCACCCAGATCGAAATGGATGCTATCATACACGGCGAAAATGCAATAACAGGAATTTCCGGTGCAGATTGCTTAGACGAAGTGCACAAAAAACTTAGCGACTAA
- the LOC122618753 gene encoding anoctamin-1 isoform X3 yields the protein MLNLGSAKVAALEEATSPPPFSKDESFQLLERSPHSPSLSPTSTVPLEPPFTTPLAPFDMELMKRHNLHERLTGKESFWRGHERSQRFLDQEQLSSSRESLGTADKRARFAESNAPTLQLPESAEPRANGKKPTGDRTNPSNPAAPLLPMTDPDFVKGDGGGVYDDRECSCPREFYQRGEINSSLFFEDCIRSIDFVLAYRINTHEPTELENTEKRRVFEANLISQGLEVEASQKDQIWFVKIHAPLEVLRRYAEILKLRMPMKESLCNLRIYERSNRLRNAAHYLTNKIPGMSVVNRSTKSVFSSLKHVFQFFLRNIYVDEEIFPKRAHRFTAIYSRDKEYLFDIRQDCFFTTAVRSRIVEFILDRQRFPAKNQHDMAFGIERLIAEGVYSAAYPLHDGEITETGTMRALLYKHWASVPKWYRYQPLDDIKEYFGVKIGLYFAWLGYYTYMLLLASIVGVICFLYSWFSLKNYVPVKDICQSGNTNITMCPLCDWCNFWDLKETCNYAKVTYLIDNPSTVFFAVFMSFWATLFLELWKRYSAEITHRWDLTGFDVHEEHPRPQYLARLEHIPPTRVDYVTNIKEPTVPFWRMKLPATVFSFSVVLLLIALAFVALLAVVVYRMSMLAALKVGASPMTTSSAIVLATASAAFVNLCLLYILNYMYNHLAEYLTELEMWRTQTQFDDSLTLKIYLLQFVNYYASIFYIAFFKGKFVGHPGEYNKLFDYRQEECSSGGCLTELCIQLAIIMVGKQAFNTILEVYLPMFWRKVLAVQVGLSRLFNITPNPDKTKDERWMRDFKLLDWGARGLFPEYLEMVLQYGFVTIFVAAFPLAPFFALLNNILEMRLDAKKLLTHHKRPVSQRVRDIGVWYRILDCIGKLSVITNGFIIAFTSDMIPRLVYRHYVNKNGTLDGYLNFTLSEFKVADSPTLYSLAGDLSNITTCRYTDFRLPPSSPEKYTLSSMFYIILACRLGFVVVFETRRFRPNTHYIRVEASTCLSCI from the exons ATGCTAAATTTAGGCAGCGCCAAAGTTGCCGCTCTGGAGGAGGCCACCTCGCCACCCCCCTTCTCCAAGGACGAGAGCTTCCAGCTGTTGGAGCGCAGCCCCCACTCCCCCTCCCTATCTCCAACCTCCACTGTACCGCTGGAGCCCCCCTTCACCACCCCCCTGGCGCCCTTCGACATGGAGCTCATGAAGCGCCACAATCTCCACGAGCGCCTAACGGGAAAGGAGAGCTTCTGGCGGGGGCACGAGAGATCCCAGAGATTCCTGGACCAGGAGCAACTATCATCATCGCGTGAATCACTCGGCACCGCCGACAAGAGAGCCCGCTTTGCAGAGAG CAACGCCCCCACACTCCAACTGCCAGAATCTGCCGAGCCCAGGGCCAATGGCAAAAAGCCCACTGGGGACAGGACCAACCCATCGAACCCAGCCGCTCCCCTTCTGCCGATGACTGATCCGGATTTTGTGAAGGGCGATGGAGGCGGCGTCTACGATGATCGCGAGTGCAGCTGCCCCAGGGAGTTTTACCAGCGGGGTGAGATTAACAGCTCGCTGTTCTTTGAGGACTGCATCCGCTCCATTGACTTCGTCCTGGCCTACAGGATCAATACTCACGAGCCCACGGAGCTGGAAAACACGGAAAAGCGCCGTGTTTTCGAGGCGAATCTCATTAGTCAGGGACTGGAGGTGGAGGCCAGTCAGAAGGACCAAATCTGGTTCGTCAAG atCCATGCTCCTTTGGAGGTCCTGCGACGGTATGCGGAAATTCTTAAGCTGCGCATGCCCATGAAGGAA TCGTTATGCAATTTGCGCATATATGAAAGATCGAATCGCCTACGAAATGCGGCCCATTACCTGACCAATAAG ATTCCAGGAATGTCCGTGGTTAATCGATCGACCAAAAGCGTGTTTTCTAGTCTTAAACATGTTTTCCAATTCTTTCTGCGCAACATTTATGTGGACGAGGAAATTTTTCCAAAGCGAGCTCATCGATTCACCGCCATTTACAGTCGCGATAAGGAATATCT CTTTGACATCCGACAGGATTGTTTCTTCACCACCGCCGTCCGTTCCCGCATCGTAGAGTTCATCCTAGATCGCCAGCGATTTCCTGCCAAGAATCAACATGACATGGCCTTCGGTATTGAGCGACTGATTGCCGAGGGTGTCTACTCTGCTGCCTATCCACTCCACGAT GGTGAAATAACCGAGACGGGTACAATGAGAGCGCTGCTGTACAAACATTGGGCCTCTGTTCCCAAATGGTATCGCTATCAGCCCTTGGATGACATCAAAGAATACTTTGGTGTCAAAATTG GCTTGTACTTCGCCTGGCTGGGCTACTACACctacatgttgctgctggcctcGATAGTAGGTGTCATTTGTTTCCTATACTCATGGTTCTCCCTTAAAAACTATGTGCCTGT GAAAGATATTTGCCAGAGTGGTAATACAAACATAACTATGTGTCCTCTTTGTGATTGGTGCAACTTTTGGGACCTGAAAGAGACCTGCAACTATGCCAAAGTCACATACCTCATTGACAATCCCAGCACCGTGTTCTTCGCCGTCTTTATGTCCTTTTGGGCCACCCTGTTCCTGGAGCTGTGGAAGCGATACTCCGCCGAAATAACACACCGCTGGGATCTGACGGGATTCGATGTGCATGAAGAGCATCCGAGACCACAGTACTTGGCACGTTTGGAACACATACCGCCGACCAGAGTGGATTATGTGACCAACATAAAGGAGCCAACAGTTCCCTTTTGGCGCATGAAACTTCCCGCCACCGTGTTCAGTTTTTCAGTGGTACTGCTCCTAATTGCGCTGGCATTTGTGGCTCTGCTGGCAGTGGTTGTATACCGAATGTCAATGCTGGCGGCTCTTAAAGTGGGTGCTAGTCCCATGACCACCTCTAGCGCAATTGTCCTGGCCACTGCATCAGCAGCTTTTGTGAATCTGTGCCTGCTCTACATACTTAATTAT atgtACAATCATTTGGCGGAGTACCTGACAGAGCTGGAAATGTGGCGCACTCAAACTCAGTTCGATGACTCGCTGACCCTTAAAATTTATCTCCTGCAGTTTGTCAACTACTATGCCTCCATTTTTTACATTGCTTTCTTTAAGGGAAAATTCGTGGGTCACCCGGGGGAgtataataaactttttgaTTATCGCCAGGAGGAG TGCTCTTCCGGCGGCTGCTTAACGGAGCTGTGCATCCAGTTGGCTATTATAATGGTGGGCAAGCAGGCATTCAACACAATTCTTGAGGTGTATCTTCCCATGTTCTGGCGAAAGGTTTTGGCCGTTCAGGTCGGGCTGTCGCGACTTTTTAACATCACTCCGAACCCAGACAAGACGAAAGACGAACGCTGGATGCGGGATTTCAAGTTACTGGATTGGGGTGCCCGAGGTCTGTTTCCCGAGTATTTGGAGATGGTCTTGCAGTACGGCTTCGTAACCATATTTGTGGCCGCTTTTCCCCTGGCGCCATTCTTTGCCCTACTAAATAATATCCTGGAAATGCGTTTGGATGCAAAGAAACTATTGACCCACCACAAGCGTCCAGTATCACAACGAGTTCGAGATATAGGAGTGTGGTATCGGATCCTGGACTGCATAGGCAAACTTAGCGTGATCACAAAT GGATTCATCATTGCCTTTACCTCTGACATGATTCCGCGTTTGGTGTACCGGCATTACGTGAACAAGAACGGAACTCTCGATGGTTACCTCAACTTTACGCTATCAGAGTTCAAAGTCGCTGATTCACCCACCTTGTATAGCTTAGCTGGCGATCTCTCCAACATAACAACGTGCAG ATACACAGACTTTCGACTGCCACCATCCTCTCCAGAAAAATACACGTTGAGCAGCATGTTCTACATAATTCTGGCCTGCCGATTGGGTTTTGTGGTTGTCTTTGAA ACTCGACGATTTCGCCCCAATACACATTATATTAGGGTTGAGGCTAGCACCTGCCTAAGCTGCATTTAG
- the LOC122618753 gene encoding anoctamin-1 isoform X1 produces MLNLGSAKVAALEEATSPPPFSKDESFQLLERSPHSPSLSPTSTVPLEPPFTTPLAPFDMELMKRHNLHERLTGKESFWRGHERSQRFLDQEQLSSSRESLGTADKRARFAESNAPTLQLPESAEPRANGKKPTGDRTNPSNPAAPLLPMTDPDFVKGDGGGVYDDRECSCPREFYQRGEINSSLFFEDCIRSIDFVLAYRINTHEPTELENTEKRRVFEANLISQGLEVEASQKDQIWFVKIHAPLEVLRRYAEILKLRMPMKESLCNLRIYERSNRLRNAAHYLTNKIPGMSVVNRSTKSVFSSLKHVFQFFLRNIYVDEEIFPKRAHRFTAIYSRDKEYLFDIRQDCFFTTAVRSRIVEFILDRQRFPAKNQHDMAFGIERLIAEGVYSAAYPLHDGEITETGTMRALLYKHWASVPKWYRYQPLDDIKEYFGVKIGLYFAWLGYYTYMLLLASIVGVICFLYSWFSLKNYVPVKDICQSGNTNITMCPLCDWCNFWDLKETCNYAKVTYLIDNPSTVFFAVFMSFWATLFLELWKRYSAEITHRWDLTGFDVHEEHPRPQYLARLEHIPPTRVDYVTNIKEPTVPFWRMKLPATVFSFSVVLLLIALAFVALLAVVVYRMSMLAALKVGASPMTTSSAIVLATASAAFVNLCLLYILNYMYNHLAEYLTELEMWRTQTQFDDSLTLKIYLLQFVNYYASIFYIAFFKGKFVGHPGEYNKLFDYRQEECSSGGCLTELCIQLAIIMVGKQAFNTILEVYLPMFWRKVLAVQVGLSRLFNITPNPDKTKDERWMRDFKLLDWGARGLFPEYLEMVLQYGFVTIFVAAFPLAPFFALLNNILEMRLDAKKLLTHHKRPVSQRVRDIGVWYRILDCIGKLSVITNGFIIAFTSDMIPRLVYRHYVNKNGTLDGYLNFTLSEFKVADSPTLYSLAGDLSNITTCRYTDFRLPPSSPEKYTLSSMFYIILACRLGFVVVFENFVALVMILVRWCIPDMSVELRDQIRREVYVTNEIIIDQEAHRARFERAKRSSSVLQTPVDQDMDAASIQEPNAKFINIEKLLNENLTQIEMDAIIHGENAITGISGADCLDEVHKKLSD; encoded by the exons ATGCTAAATTTAGGCAGCGCCAAAGTTGCCGCTCTGGAGGAGGCCACCTCGCCACCCCCCTTCTCCAAGGACGAGAGCTTCCAGCTGTTGGAGCGCAGCCCCCACTCCCCCTCCCTATCTCCAACCTCCACTGTACCGCTGGAGCCCCCCTTCACCACCCCCCTGGCGCCCTTCGACATGGAGCTCATGAAGCGCCACAATCTCCACGAGCGCCTAACGGGAAAGGAGAGCTTCTGGCGGGGGCACGAGAGATCCCAGAGATTCCTGGACCAGGAGCAACTATCATCATCGCGTGAATCACTCGGCACCGCCGACAAGAGAGCCCGCTTTGCAGAGAG CAACGCCCCCACACTCCAACTGCCAGAATCTGCCGAGCCCAGGGCCAATGGCAAAAAGCCCACTGGGGACAGGACCAACCCATCGAACCCAGCCGCTCCCCTTCTGCCGATGACTGATCCGGATTTTGTGAAGGGCGATGGAGGCGGCGTCTACGATGATCGCGAGTGCAGCTGCCCCAGGGAGTTTTACCAGCGGGGTGAGATTAACAGCTCGCTGTTCTTTGAGGACTGCATCCGCTCCATTGACTTCGTCCTGGCCTACAGGATCAATACTCACGAGCCCACGGAGCTGGAAAACACGGAAAAGCGCCGTGTTTTCGAGGCGAATCTCATTAGTCAGGGACTGGAGGTGGAGGCCAGTCAGAAGGACCAAATCTGGTTCGTCAAG atCCATGCTCCTTTGGAGGTCCTGCGACGGTATGCGGAAATTCTTAAGCTGCGCATGCCCATGAAGGAA TCGTTATGCAATTTGCGCATATATGAAAGATCGAATCGCCTACGAAATGCGGCCCATTACCTGACCAATAAG ATTCCAGGAATGTCCGTGGTTAATCGATCGACCAAAAGCGTGTTTTCTAGTCTTAAACATGTTTTCCAATTCTTTCTGCGCAACATTTATGTGGACGAGGAAATTTTTCCAAAGCGAGCTCATCGATTCACCGCCATTTACAGTCGCGATAAGGAATATCT CTTTGACATCCGACAGGATTGTTTCTTCACCACCGCCGTCCGTTCCCGCATCGTAGAGTTCATCCTAGATCGCCAGCGATTTCCTGCCAAGAATCAACATGACATGGCCTTCGGTATTGAGCGACTGATTGCCGAGGGTGTCTACTCTGCTGCCTATCCACTCCACGAT GGTGAAATAACCGAGACGGGTACAATGAGAGCGCTGCTGTACAAACATTGGGCCTCTGTTCCCAAATGGTATCGCTATCAGCCCTTGGATGACATCAAAGAATACTTTGGTGTCAAAATTG GCTTGTACTTCGCCTGGCTGGGCTACTACACctacatgttgctgctggcctcGATAGTAGGTGTCATTTGTTTCCTATACTCATGGTTCTCCCTTAAAAACTATGTGCCTGT GAAAGATATTTGCCAGAGTGGTAATACAAACATAACTATGTGTCCTCTTTGTGATTGGTGCAACTTTTGGGACCTGAAAGAGACCTGCAACTATGCCAAAGTCACATACCTCATTGACAATCCCAGCACCGTGTTCTTCGCCGTCTTTATGTCCTTTTGGGCCACCCTGTTCCTGGAGCTGTGGAAGCGATACTCCGCCGAAATAACACACCGCTGGGATCTGACGGGATTCGATGTGCATGAAGAGCATCCGAGACCACAGTACTTGGCACGTTTGGAACACATACCGCCGACCAGAGTGGATTATGTGACCAACATAAAGGAGCCAACAGTTCCCTTTTGGCGCATGAAACTTCCCGCCACCGTGTTCAGTTTTTCAGTGGTACTGCTCCTAATTGCGCTGGCATTTGTGGCTCTGCTGGCAGTGGTTGTATACCGAATGTCAATGCTGGCGGCTCTTAAAGTGGGTGCTAGTCCCATGACCACCTCTAGCGCAATTGTCCTGGCCACTGCATCAGCAGCTTTTGTGAATCTGTGCCTGCTCTACATACTTAATTAT atgtACAATCATTTGGCGGAGTACCTGACAGAGCTGGAAATGTGGCGCACTCAAACTCAGTTCGATGACTCGCTGACCCTTAAAATTTATCTCCTGCAGTTTGTCAACTACTATGCCTCCATTTTTTACATTGCTTTCTTTAAGGGAAAATTCGTGGGTCACCCGGGGGAgtataataaactttttgaTTATCGCCAGGAGGAG TGCTCTTCCGGCGGCTGCTTAACGGAGCTGTGCATCCAGTTGGCTATTATAATGGTGGGCAAGCAGGCATTCAACACAATTCTTGAGGTGTATCTTCCCATGTTCTGGCGAAAGGTTTTGGCCGTTCAGGTCGGGCTGTCGCGACTTTTTAACATCACTCCGAACCCAGACAAGACGAAAGACGAACGCTGGATGCGGGATTTCAAGTTACTGGATTGGGGTGCCCGAGGTCTGTTTCCCGAGTATTTGGAGATGGTCTTGCAGTACGGCTTCGTAACCATATTTGTGGCCGCTTTTCCCCTGGCGCCATTCTTTGCCCTACTAAATAATATCCTGGAAATGCGTTTGGATGCAAAGAAACTATTGACCCACCACAAGCGTCCAGTATCACAACGAGTTCGAGATATAGGAGTGTGGTATCGGATCCTGGACTGCATAGGCAAACTTAGCGTGATCACAAAT GGATTCATCATTGCCTTTACCTCTGACATGATTCCGCGTTTGGTGTACCGGCATTACGTGAACAAGAACGGAACTCTCGATGGTTACCTCAACTTTACGCTATCAGAGTTCAAAGTCGCTGATTCACCCACCTTGTATAGCTTAGCTGGCGATCTCTCCAACATAACAACGTGCAG ATACACAGACTTTCGACTGCCACCATCCTCTCCAGAAAAATACACGTTGAGCAGCATGTTCTACATAATTCTGGCCTGCCGATTGGGTTTTGTGGTTGTCTTTGAA AACTTTGTGGCACTGGTGATGATTTTGGTGCGTTGGTGCATTCCGGACATGAGCGTGGAACTGCGCGACCAAATCCGACGGGAAGTGTATGTGACCAATGAAATTATCATCGATCAGGAGGCCCACCGGGCTCGTTTTG AGCGCGCCAAGCGCAGCAGTTCGGTGCTCCAGACGCCAGTTGACCAGGACATGGATGCTGCCTCCATTCAAGAGCCCAATGCCAAGTTCATAAACATTGAAAAGCTCCTCAATGAAAACCTCACCCAGATCGAAATGGATGCTATCATACACGGCGAAAATGCAATAACAGGAATTTCCGGTGCAGATTGCTTAGACGAAGTGCACAAAAAACTTAGCGACTAA